A single Microbacterium protaetiae DNA region contains:
- a CDS encoding glycosyltransferase family 2 protein: MCTVSVVIPSFNDADMLRQCLHDLSRQTRAPDEIIVVDNGSTDDTSDVAAAAGVRLIFEPRRGVLRATAAGFDAATGEVIGRLDADSRPAPDWTARVAARFDADSDLVGLTSTGEFYGCGRFWRFVGRHVYLAGYFWFVGLMAGQQPVFGSNFALRRSAWQLVRGRVHLDDPHVHDDLDITFALEADMRVEYDAALRVGVSARPFDNVAGFKRRASWAFHNIAVCWNDVSWWERRRRARAVRRRRAHAAR, translated from the coding sequence ATGTGCACCGTGAGCGTCGTCATCCCGTCTTTCAACGACGCCGACATGCTTCGCCAATGCCTGCACGATCTGTCGCGGCAGACGCGCGCGCCCGACGAGATCATCGTTGTCGACAACGGGTCCACGGACGACACCTCCGACGTGGCCGCCGCCGCGGGCGTCCGGCTGATCTTCGAGCCGCGCCGTGGCGTGCTGCGCGCGACCGCCGCCGGGTTCGACGCCGCCACCGGCGAGGTGATCGGACGATTGGATGCCGACTCCCGGCCGGCCCCCGACTGGACAGCGCGAGTCGCGGCGCGGTTCGATGCCGACTCAGACCTGGTCGGGCTGACCTCGACCGGTGAGTTCTACGGGTGCGGGCGCTTCTGGCGGTTCGTGGGCCGGCATGTTTATCTGGCCGGATACTTCTGGTTCGTCGGTCTCATGGCTGGCCAGCAGCCCGTTTTCGGCTCGAACTTCGCGCTGCGCCGATCGGCGTGGCAACTCGTGCGCGGTCGCGTGCACCTCGACGACCCGCACGTGCACGACGATCTCGACATCACCTTCGCCCTCGAGGCCGATATGCGCGTGGAGTACGACGCGGCGCTGCGCGTGGGAGTCTCGGCCCGGCCGTTCGACAATGTCGCCGGCTTCAAGCGGCGGGCGTCGTGGGCGTTCCACAACATCGCGGTGTGCTGGAACGACGTGAGCTGGTGGGAGCGCCGGCGCCGAGCCCGCGCCGTGCGGCGGCGCCGAGCCCACGCGGCGAGGTGA
- a CDS encoding LLM class flavin-dependent oxidoreductase: MDYGHPLQFGVFITPANAQPQAPVALARRAEASGLDLVTFQDHPYQPAFLDTWTLLSYVAAQTERIHLAPNVLNLPLRPPMVVARAAASLDLLSGGRFDLGLGSGAFWDAIEGMGGRRLTPGQAVSALEEAIGLIRQVWDAASRGGIFEGGEYYEAHGAKRGPRPAHDIPLWLGAYKPRMLALTGRAADGWLPSHGYLKPGDLAAGNKRIDDAAAGVGRDPHEIRRLLNIGGPQGDTAGWIEQLGRLSLDDGIGTFILATDAAGTIQAFGEEIAPAVREFVARERAQRGTAAASTRSQTALAARRPGIAYGDVPAGVHAIEPGDFDYPDVQSTYMRGGEPGIVLQPDSPQQVAQALAFARAHPSAPLAVRSGGHGISGRSTNDGGIVIDLRRLNTIEVIDEDRRLVRVGPGARWMQVAAVLAGHGWALSSGDYGAVGVGGLATAGGIGWLAREHGLTIDHVRAVEVVLADGTITRVDAASDPELFWAMRGAGANMGIATSFEFEVDEVGPLGFAQLAFDASETAGFLVEWGRLVHDAPRELTSFLIMGPRRLGHPQVAQMLAVVDTPEPDDIIAVLQPFARLAPLLDQQVQLTSYAQIMANADIGPQHGAGEPLARSAQLDALTPAVASAVTGMLDAGDSYFFQIRSTGGAVADVPEDATAYAHRQASFSAVAFGADASRLDEHWRRIAAHSRGVYLSFDSTLRPERIGEAFPPGHLQRLRAIKARVDPDGVFSDNFAIPPEEGVTG, translated from the coding sequence ATGGATTACGGGCATCCGCTGCAGTTCGGCGTTTTCATCACCCCCGCCAACGCGCAGCCGCAGGCGCCGGTCGCGCTCGCGCGCCGGGCAGAGGCATCCGGGCTCGACCTGGTCACCTTCCAAGACCACCCCTACCAGCCGGCTTTCCTGGACACGTGGACGCTGCTGAGCTACGTCGCCGCGCAGACCGAGCGCATCCATCTCGCGCCGAATGTGTTGAACCTTCCGCTGCGTCCGCCGATGGTGGTCGCCCGCGCCGCGGCGAGCCTCGACCTGCTCAGCGGTGGCCGATTCGATCTCGGTCTGGGCTCGGGCGCCTTCTGGGACGCCATCGAGGGCATGGGCGGGCGACGGCTCACCCCCGGTCAGGCCGTGTCGGCGCTGGAAGAGGCGATCGGGCTGATCCGACAGGTGTGGGATGCCGCATCCCGCGGCGGCATCTTCGAAGGCGGCGAGTACTACGAAGCGCACGGAGCCAAGCGCGGCCCGCGGCCCGCGCATGACATTCCCCTCTGGCTCGGCGCCTACAAGCCGCGGATGCTGGCCCTCACCGGCCGCGCCGCCGACGGGTGGCTGCCCTCGCACGGCTACCTGAAGCCGGGCGACCTCGCCGCAGGCAACAAGCGCATCGACGACGCGGCCGCGGGCGTCGGCCGCGACCCGCACGAGATCCGCCGGCTGCTGAACATCGGGGGTCCGCAGGGCGATACGGCCGGCTGGATCGAGCAGCTCGGGCGGCTGAGCCTCGATGACGGCATCGGCACTTTCATCCTTGCCACCGATGCCGCCGGCACTATCCAGGCGTTCGGCGAAGAGATAGCCCCAGCCGTTCGTGAGTTCGTCGCCCGCGAGCGCGCGCAGCGCGGCACGGCCGCGGCATCCACGCGGTCACAGACGGCACTGGCGGCCCGCCGCCCGGGCATCGCGTACGGCGACGTGCCGGCAGGGGTCCACGCGATCGAGCCCGGCGACTTCGACTACCCCGACGTGCAGTCCACCTATATGCGCGGCGGCGAGCCGGGCATCGTTCTGCAGCCCGACTCGCCGCAGCAGGTCGCCCAGGCGCTCGCCTTCGCTCGCGCGCACCCGTCCGCGCCGCTGGCCGTGCGCAGCGGTGGGCACGGCATCTCGGGCCGGTCGACCAACGACGGCGGCATCGTCATCGACCTGCGGCGGCTGAACACCATCGAGGTGATCGACGAAGACCGTCGCCTTGTGCGGGTGGGCCCCGGTGCCCGATGGATGCAGGTGGCAGCTGTGCTCGCCGGGCATGGCTGGGCGCTCAGCTCGGGCGATTACGGCGCCGTGGGCGTCGGCGGACTGGCGACCGCCGGCGGCATCGGCTGGCTCGCGCGCGAGCACGGCCTGACCATCGACCACGTGCGCGCCGTCGAGGTGGTGCTGGCCGACGGCACCATCACACGGGTGGATGCGGCATCCGACCCCGAACTGTTCTGGGCGATGCGCGGCGCCGGCGCGAACATGGGGATCGCGACCTCGTTCGAGTTCGAGGTCGACGAAGTCGGCCCGCTCGGGTTCGCGCAGCTCGCCTTCGATGCGTCTGAGACCGCGGGCTTTCTCGTCGAGTGGGGCCGGCTCGTGCATGACGCGCCGCGCGAGCTCACGAGTTTTCTGATCATGGGGCCGCGTCGGCTCGGGCACCCACAGGTCGCCCAGATGCTCGCCGTGGTCGACACCCCCGAACCCGACGACATCATCGCGGTGCTGCAGCCGTTCGCGCGGCTGGCGCCGCTGCTCGATCAGCAGGTGCAGTTGACCTCGTACGCGCAGATCATGGCAAACGCCGACATCGGTCCGCAGCACGGTGCCGGTGAGCCGCTCGCGCGCTCGGCGCAGCTGGATGCCCTCACACCGGCCGTGGCATCCGCCGTGACCGGGATGCTGGATGCCGGTGATTCTTATTTCTTCCAGATCCGTTCGACCGGCGGGGCCGTCGCCGATGTTCCCGAGGATGCCACCGCCTACGCGCACCGTCAGGCGTCGTTCTCGGCCGTGGCGTTCGGAGCCGATGCCTCCCGCCTCGACGAGCACTGGCGCCGCATCGCCGCACATTCGCGCGGGGTCTACCTCTCCTTCGACAGCACGTTGCGACCCGAGCGCATCGGCGAGGCCTTCCCGCCCGGGCACCTGCAGCGCCTGCGGGCGATCAAGGCCCGCGTCGACCCCGACGGAGTGTTCTCGGACAACTTCGCCATCCCGCCCGAGGAGGGCGTGACCGGCTGA
- a CDS encoding Ig-like domain-containing protein — MRFAAWLRAHPRTLAGAGVVTAGAVAITTLAFVYQGNPTTEVDLNDGSVWVTKQSSFMVGHFNHESEVLDGGLRTATDDYDILQSAQNVLLHDLAGNSLSSVDPSTVALTGSTPLPAGAQVTLGANTVAVLDPAKGSLWVVPAAGVGGFTAAATKPVATLGAGAAATVGVDGTVYAVSPAQGTLWTVPVDAEGAALKAEKKGFDGLAKNAQVTITAVGTTPVVLDPGTGTVRSPSGLNATVPAPDGAVLQQPSAADADVTVATSTALVRMPLGGGSPQANPAQGTGTPAAPVRLNGCTYGAWSGSGRFVRDCTGTADDLAADIPGIDTSANLTFRQNRDVVVLNDIIGGMAWMASDSLQQVDNWDELTPPEGDAEENEQEVTEETVQSTLPERSATNTPPVANPDEFGVRPGRTTVLPVLDNDTDADGDVLTVSVPDGDPSLGQLQSIDNGSGLQIIVPEDASGTARFTYKVDDGRRGVDTATVTLTVHPLQSDQAPRQVRVTSLTMEAGGVLTYNVLSDWRDPDGDSVYLVSADAAKGDEVETTTDGRVTYRAVSGTLGRKDVKIRVSDGTKVTEGTLHLDVRPRGATEPVATADHVVTRVGQSVTVSPLTNDYSAGSQELRLTRVDDVDGADITPDFAGKTFAFTSDNVGTYYVQYLVAAGTATADGIVRVDVLADTGTDDPPVAVQDIALLPDGGDTLVNVLANDSDPAGGILVVQSVSVPESSGISVAVLGHETLRVTDQGSLAEQVTIDYTISNGARSADGQVVVIPVPAPEVVRPPVADDDEAVVRAGDVVTIPVLDNDSDPNGGTLHVADDLVEPLPDAATGTAFVSQDTVRFKAGSEPGTVGLTYEVVNASGQKDAGYVSIQVLAVDAANNQAPRPKDVTARVLGGAKVRVSIPLDGIDPDGDSVTLEGIASAPAKGRVVEVGADYIDYEAIGGGTGADSFTYRVRDRLGRDATATVRVGIAPAASDNQAPYAVKDAVAMRPGREVAVPVLTNDSDPEGDAIGLVSNGIILPDEPGLAAKVSGDRIIVDSPDHPVDTSLQYTIRDADGAEAVGVLQVSVADDVPLLRPVARDDRVAAADVDDGAVRVDVLANDEDPDGVTADLKVTVADDAAQVDADGAVRVTLGEKQQILTYTVTDRDGLTASAFIRVPALAALSPALTSTGAVTVRSGQTVTIPLADHVRVWRGSGAVITEADKVAAVHGNGAELVKDQHTLVYTPADGYSGPDALTFEVTDGTGPDDPEGQKATLVLPITVLPAENQAPTFRNGALSVAQGDDGAGLDLRALTTDPDEGDLAGMTYRITGGVPDGLSAAIDGQKLTARADASAPKGTAATIGLTIDDGHGHSTTGTVTVTVTASTRPLPTANDDTVPDAAQGKTVRVDVLDNDFNPFPDHPLTVTSAVTESGVGAVSVAGDHLQITPDGSFVGRMVVRYRVQDETADPDREVEGHVILTVQGVPAAPGTPTVSSVQDRTVVLSWMPPVDNGSAITKYTVSAVGGGYSRTCASTTCTLSGLTNNVEYTFHVVAVNGVGPSPASPASEPARPDARPDTPAAPTLTYGDKSLKVAWKTPSTPGSPVQSYNLEISPAPPSGIATKTKVTGTSTTWSGLENGVAYQVRVQAVNRAPEPSSWSTWSATEVPATVPAAPAAPTSTMVDPVAPQSQMKVLWKAPADNGDKISGYQLVVMRGASTVQTLEPSSTSQTISVANSTTDYTFKVRAHNKAGWGAWSKVSAARRSVAAPGAPGTPKVTAGDKKLTVSFTAATGNGATSGEIRYQYSLNGGAWTGSWTSAKGTITGLANGTAYTVRVRGVSTVDGATYPGAASGGASATPYGPPRTPSATAKASGQKITFGWTVPAANGLTVHVRYRIDGGSWTNATKTGSKTVTYGYSKTGTIEVQSVDSKGQTSSTVTKKATTAAKPAATATVSKGSSAAGESGCKSGKCYHYKVTTKNFTAGTYTVSCNATSTTDNPFSTYTNVKVPADGSFEPGCYFGYSGEQVWVTIGGKDYGKTTWKQ; from the coding sequence ATGAGGTTCGCAGCGTGGCTGCGCGCTCACCCGCGCACGCTCGCGGGTGCCGGTGTGGTCACCGCGGGCGCGGTGGCGATCACGACCCTCGCGTTCGTCTACCAGGGCAACCCCACGACCGAGGTCGATCTCAACGATGGCAGCGTGTGGGTGACAAAGCAGTCCAGCTTCATGGTCGGTCACTTCAACCACGAGTCGGAGGTGCTCGACGGGGGTCTGCGCACCGCCACCGACGACTACGACATTCTGCAGTCGGCGCAGAACGTGCTCCTGCACGATCTGGCCGGCAACTCTCTGTCAAGCGTCGATCCGTCGACGGTGGCGCTGACCGGCAGCACCCCGCTGCCCGCCGGAGCGCAGGTGACCCTCGGCGCGAACACCGTGGCCGTGCTCGACCCGGCGAAGGGATCGCTGTGGGTCGTGCCCGCCGCCGGTGTCGGCGGCTTCACCGCCGCGGCGACCAAGCCCGTCGCTACGCTCGGTGCCGGGGCGGCGGCCACCGTCGGTGTCGACGGCACGGTGTATGCGGTCTCGCCCGCACAGGGCACGCTGTGGACGGTGCCGGTCGACGCCGAGGGCGCGGCGCTCAAGGCAGAGAAGAAGGGTTTCGACGGTCTCGCGAAGAACGCGCAGGTGACCATCACCGCGGTGGGCACCACCCCGGTCGTGCTCGATCCCGGCACCGGCACGGTGCGCTCGCCGTCGGGCCTGAACGCCACCGTGCCCGCCCCCGACGGCGCGGTGCTGCAGCAGCCGTCGGCCGCCGATGCCGACGTGACCGTCGCCACGAGCACGGCCCTGGTGCGGATGCCGCTGGGCGGCGGATCGCCGCAGGCGAACCCGGCGCAGGGCACCGGCACACCGGCCGCTCCAGTGCGCCTGAACGGCTGCACGTACGGCGCGTGGTCAGGCTCGGGCCGGTTCGTGCGCGATTGCACGGGAACCGCCGACGACCTCGCCGCCGACATCCCGGGCATCGACACCTCGGCGAACCTCACCTTTCGGCAGAACCGCGACGTGGTGGTGCTCAACGACATCATCGGCGGCATGGCGTGGATGGCCAGCGACAGCCTGCAGCAGGTCGACAACTGGGACGAATTGACCCCGCCTGAAGGCGACGCCGAAGAGAACGAGCAAGAGGTCACCGAAGAGACCGTTCAGTCGACCCTGCCCGAACGCTCGGCGACGAACACTCCACCGGTCGCCAACCCCGACGAGTTCGGTGTGCGCCCGGGCCGTACCACCGTGCTGCCCGTGCTCGACAACGACACCGATGCCGACGGCGACGTGCTCACGGTGTCGGTGCCCGACGGCGATCCGTCGCTCGGTCAGCTGCAGTCGATCGACAACGGTTCGGGTCTGCAGATCATCGTTCCCGAGGATGCCTCGGGCACAGCCCGTTTCACTTACAAGGTCGACGACGGGCGCCGCGGCGTCGACACCGCGACCGTGACCCTGACCGTGCATCCGCTGCAGTCCGACCAGGCGCCGCGGCAGGTGCGTGTGACGTCGCTGACGATGGAGGCCGGCGGCGTTCTCACCTACAACGTGCTGTCCGACTGGCGCGACCCCGACGGTGACAGCGTGTACCTCGTCTCGGCCGATGCGGCCAAGGGCGACGAGGTCGAGACCACGACCGACGGGCGAGTGACCTACCGCGCCGTCTCGGGGACGCTCGGGCGCAAAGACGTCAAGATCCGGGTGTCCGACGGCACCAAGGTCACCGAGGGCACCCTGCACCTGGATGTGCGCCCGCGCGGTGCCACCGAACCGGTGGCCACCGCCGATCACGTGGTGACCCGGGTGGGGCAGTCGGTGACCGTCTCACCGTTGACCAACGACTACTCGGCGGGCAGTCAAGAGCTGCGCCTGACCCGTGTCGACGACGTCGACGGAGCCGATATCACGCCCGATTTCGCCGGCAAGACCTTCGCCTTCACCTCCGACAACGTCGGCACCTACTACGTGCAGTACCTCGTCGCCGCCGGCACGGCGACCGCCGACGGCATTGTGCGCGTCGACGTGCTGGCCGATACCGGCACCGACGACCCGCCGGTCGCCGTGCAAGACATCGCGCTGCTGCCCGACGGCGGCGACACGCTCGTGAACGTGCTGGCCAACGACTCCGACCCGGCCGGCGGCATTCTCGTGGTGCAGTCGGTATCGGTGCCCGAATCGTCGGGCATCTCGGTCGCGGTGCTCGGCCACGAGACCCTGCGGGTCACCGACCAGGGGTCGCTGGCCGAGCAGGTGACGATCGACTACACGATCTCGAACGGCGCGCGCAGTGCCGACGGCCAGGTGGTCGTGATCCCGGTGCCCGCCCCCGAGGTGGTGCGCCCGCCGGTGGCCGACGACGACGAGGCTGTCGTGCGCGCCGGCGATGTGGTCACCATCCCGGTGCTCGACAACGACTCCGACCCGAACGGCGGCACGCTGCACGTGGCCGACGACCTCGTCGAACCGCTGCCGGATGCCGCGACCGGCACCGCTTTCGTCTCGCAAGACACCGTGCGGTTCAAGGCCGGATCCGAGCCCGGCACGGTGGGTCTGACCTATGAGGTCGTCAACGCCAGCGGTCAGAAAGACGCCGGATACGTCAGCATCCAGGTTCTCGCCGTTGATGCCGCCAACAACCAGGCCCCGCGCCCGAAAGACGTCACCGCGCGGGTGCTCGGCGGCGCGAAGGTGCGCGTCTCGATTCCCCTGGACGGCATCGACCCCGACGGCGACTCGGTGACACTGGAGGGCATAGCGTCGGCTCCCGCCAAGGGGCGCGTGGTCGAGGTCGGAGCCGACTACATCGACTATGAGGCCATCGGCGGGGGCACGGGAGCCGACTCCTTCACCTACCGCGTGCGCGACCGGCTCGGCCGGGACGCCACCGCCACCGTGCGCGTGGGCATAGCGCCCGCGGCATCCGACAACCAAGCGCCCTACGCGGTCAAGGACGCCGTGGCGATGCGCCCGGGGCGCGAAGTGGCCGTGCCCGTGCTCACGAACGATTCCGATCCCGAGGGTGATGCCATCGGGCTGGTCTCGAACGGCATCATCCTGCCCGACGAGCCGGGGCTTGCGGCGAAGGTGTCGGGCGACCGGATCATCGTCGACTCGCCCGATCACCCGGTCGACACTTCGCTGCAGTACACGATCCGCGACGCCGATGGCGCCGAGGCGGTCGGCGTGCTGCAGGTGTCGGTGGCCGACGACGTTCCGCTGCTGCGACCGGTGGCTCGCGACGACCGGGTCGCGGCCGCCGACGTCGACGACGGCGCGGTGAGAGTCGACGTGCTCGCCAACGACGAAGACCCCGACGGAGTCACCGCCGACCTGAAGGTCACCGTCGCCGACGACGCTGCGCAGGTGGATGCCGACGGCGCCGTGCGGGTCACGCTCGGTGAGAAGCAGCAGATCCTCACCTACACCGTCACCGACCGCGACGGACTGACGGCGTCGGCGTTCATCCGCGTGCCGGCATTGGCGGCGCTTAGCCCCGCACTGACCTCGACCGGGGCTGTCACGGTGCGCAGCGGCCAGACCGTCACGATCCCCCTCGCCGACCACGTGCGCGTGTGGCGGGGCAGTGGTGCGGTGATCACCGAAGCCGACAAGGTCGCGGCGGTGCACGGCAACGGCGCAGAACTCGTCAAAGACCAGCACACCCTGGTGTACACGCCCGCCGACGGATACTCCGGGCCCGACGCCCTCACCTTCGAGGTGACCGACGGCACCGGACCCGACGACCCCGAGGGCCAGAAGGCCACTCTGGTGCTGCCGATCACGGTGCTGCCCGCCGAGAACCAAGCGCCCACGTTCCGCAACGGTGCGCTGTCGGTCGCGCAGGGCGACGACGGCGCCGGCCTTGACCTGCGTGCTCTGACCACCGACCCCGACGAGGGCGATCTGGCCGGCATGACCTACCGGATCACCGGCGGCGTTCCCGACGGGCTGTCGGCGGCCATCGACGGGCAGAAGCTGACGGCGAGGGCGGATGCCTCGGCCCCGAAGGGCACCGCGGCAACGATCGGTCTCACCATCGACGACGGGCACGGACACTCCACCACCGGTACGGTGACGGTCACCGTCACGGCATCCACCCGCCCGTTGCCGACGGCGAACGACGACACCGTGCCAGATGCCGCGCAGGGCAAGACCGTGCGCGTCGACGTGCTCGACAACGACTTCAACCCGTTCCCCGACCACCCGCTGACGGTCACCTCCGCGGTGACCGAATCGGGCGTGGGCGCCGTCTCGGTCGCCGGCGACCACCTGCAGATCACCCCCGACGGATCGTTCGTCGGGCGCATGGTGGTGCGGTACCGCGTGCAGGATGAGACCGCCGACCCCGACCGCGAGGTCGAGGGGCATGTGATCCTCACCGTGCAGGGTGTGCCCGCTGCTCCGGGAACGCCGACGGTGAGCAGCGTCCAGGATCGCACCGTGGTGCTCAGCTGGATGCCACCGGTCGACAATGGCTCGGCGATCACGAAGTACACCGTCTCGGCGGTCGGTGGCGGGTACAGCCGCACCTGCGCCTCGACGACCTGCACGCTCAGCGGCCTGACCAACAACGTCGAGTACACGTTCCACGTGGTCGCCGTCAACGGCGTGGGGCCCTCGCCGGCTTCGCCGGCCTCTGAGCCCGCGCGCCCTGACGCGCGGCCCGACACCCCGGCCGCTCCGACGCTGACGTACGGCGACAAGAGCCTGAAGGTCGCGTGGAAGACACCGTCGACCCCCGGTTCGCCGGTGCAGTCGTACAACCTCGAGATCTCACCCGCGCCGCCCTCGGGCATCGCGACCAAGACGAAGGTCACCGGCACCTCGACGACCTGGTCGGGGCTGGAGAACGGCGTCGCCTACCAAGTACGCGTGCAGGCGGTGAACCGCGCCCCCGAGCCCTCGAGCTGGAGCACCTGGTCGGCCACCGAGGTGCCGGCCACCGTCCCGGCCGCCCCTGCCGCCCCCACCTCGACGATGGTCGACCCGGTCGCACCGCAGTCGCAGATGAAGGTGTTGTGGAAGGCCCCCGCCGACAACGGCGACAAGATCTCGGGCTACCAGCTCGTGGTCATGCGCGGCGCCTCGACCGTGCAGACCCTCGAGCCCTCGAGCACGTCGCAGACGATCAGCGTCGCGAACTCGACCACCGACTACACGTTCAAGGTGCGCGCGCACAACAAGGCCGGCTGGGGGGCCTGGAGCAAGGTCTCGGCGGCGCGGCGCAGCGTGGCAGCGCCCGGAGCGCCCGGCACCCCGAAGGTGACCGCGGGCGACAAGAAGCTCACCGTGTCGTTCACGGCGGCCACCGGCAACGGCGCCACCAGCGGCGAGATCCGCTATCAGTACAGCCTCAACGGCGGGGCGTGGACCGGCAGCTGGACAAGTGCGAAGGGCACCATCACCGGCCTCGCCAACGGCACCGCATACACGGTGCGGGTGCGGGGAGTCTCGACGGTCGACGGGGCCACGTATCCCGGTGCGGCCTCGGGCGGAGCCAGTGCCACGCCGTACGGACCGCCGCGCACACCGTCGGCGACGGCGAAGGCCAGCGGGCAGAAGATCACGTTCGGCTGGACCGTGCCGGCCGCCAACGGCCTGACCGTGCACGTGCGCTACCGGATCGACGGCGGCTCGTGGACCAACGCCACCAAGACCGGGTCGAAGACCGTCACGTACGGCTACAGCAAGACCGGCACTATCGAGGTGCAGTCGGTCGACAGCAAGGGCCAGACCAGCTCGACGGTGACAAAGAAGGCCACCACGGCGGCCAAACCGGCGGCCACCGCGACGGTGAGCAAGGGATCGTCGGCCGCCGGCGAGTCGGGCTGCAAATCGGGCAAGTGCTACCACTACAAGGTCACCACCAAGAACTTCACCGCGGGCACCTACACCGTCTCGTGCAACGCGACCAGCACGACCGACAACCCGTTCTCGACCTACACGAACGTGAAGGTGCCCGCCGACGGCAGCTTCGAGCCCGGGTGCTACTTCGGTTATTCGGGCGAGCAGGTCTGGGTGACCATCGGCGGCAAGGACTACGGGAAGACGACGTGGAAGCAATGA
- a CDS encoding AAA family ATPase, translating to MTMTPEQATWFQGTFVRLVDNVDRALMGKRDVVALVLSAMLAEGHVLLEDAPGTGKTSLAKALAATVQGTSSRIQFTPDLLPSDVTGVTIYDQSTRTFEFHRGPVFASIVLADEINRASPKTQSALLEVMEESRVTVDGTAHEVGRPFLVIATQNPIEQAGTYKLPEAQLDRFLVKTTIGYPDLDVAERILAGSADRNPSAHLPAIITTAAVADMADLAASVHVDSAVLRYAAQLSEATRTDSACRVGVSVRGSLAMVRIAKVWAAAQGRHFVVPDDIKALAAPVWTHRLVLDPEAEFAGTTAETVIARVLESVAVPQARAVA from the coding sequence ATGACCATGACACCGGAACAGGCCACCTGGTTCCAGGGCACCTTCGTGCGCCTCGTCGACAACGTCGACCGGGCGCTGATGGGAAAGCGCGATGTCGTGGCCCTGGTGCTCTCGGCGATGCTGGCCGAAGGGCACGTGCTGCTCGAAGACGCCCCCGGCACCGGCAAGACGAGCCTTGCCAAGGCGCTGGCGGCCACGGTGCAGGGCACGTCGAGCCGCATCCAGTTCACGCCCGATCTGCTGCCCTCCGACGTGACCGGCGTGACGATCTACGACCAGTCCACGCGCACGTTCGAGTTCCACCGCGGGCCGGTGTTCGCCTCGATCGTGCTGGCCGACGAGATAAACCGCGCCTCGCCGAAGACCCAGTCGGCCCTGCTCGAGGTGATGGAAGAATCGCGCGTCACCGTCGACGGCACCGCGCACGAGGTGGGCCGCCCGTTCCTGGTGATCGCCACCCAGAACCCCATCGAGCAGGCCGGCACCTACAAGCTGCCCGAGGCACAGCTCGACCGGTTCCTGGTCAAGACGACCATCGGGTATCCCGATCTCGATGTCGCCGAGCGGATCCTGGCCGGGTCGGCCGATCGCAACCCGTCCGCACACCTGCCGGCGATCATCACCACCGCCGCGGTGGCCGATATGGCCGACCTCGCCGCCAGCGTGCACGTCGACTCTGCGGTGCTGCGCTATGCGGCCCAGCTGTCTGAGGCCACCCGTACCGACTCCGCCTGCCGGGTGGGCGTCTCGGTGCGCGGATCTCTCGCGATGGTGCGCATCGCCAAGGTGTGGGCGGCCGCGCAGGGCCGGCACTTCGTCGTGCCCGACGACATCAAGGCGCTCGCCGCGCCGGTGTGGACGCACCGGCTCGTGCTCGACCCCGAAGCGGAGTTCGCCGGCACCACCGCCGAGACCGTCATCGCCCGCGTGCTCGAGAGCGTTGCGGTGCCGCAGGCGAGGGCCGTGGCCTGA